From Mya arenaria isolate MELC-2E11 chromosome 1, ASM2691426v1, a single genomic window includes:
- the LOC128236521 gene encoding BTB/POZ domain-containing protein 6-like isoform X2 → MEVCEEERKVNKMMEITMHNKSEDPWQYSDDFAETNLQLLETQILSDIAFSFEDGKEVVRAHKNILSSRSPVFYTMFCGPLQESSAVIEIPDVDTIIFKQFLRFLYTKSCDVNADSVMYLIYLSKKYDVPSLQNTCREFLKKGFNVENVCTILGQALHFQEVDLQRDCLNFISKKTAKVLKSVSFLSLPPSTVELILQEESLKCYEIDVYFALKAWAVKACKQKGNDHANTDMIREEIGCLLRLVRFPTLSAKDFATHVTDDGILTQAEKLDIYRDIILGESVSGYPTKRRQRPTFRVKRFKSVNAEPWLHGNKIDGISFTVSRPCRLIGAILYRPIHEGMVGGKISVYEDGVLKGDIQETVYFAPEKKTSNVLIPEVQLDPVKTYGICQTFTGKGTYSGKEPHLSHVVNDVKIQFGDMFCGKGMSSISTGQICGIIIDVELNVDN, encoded by the exons atGGAGGTTTGTGAAGAAGAGAGGAAGGTAAATAAG ATGATGGAGATAACGATGCACAACAAGAGCGAAGACCCATGGCAATACTCGGACGACTTTGCTGAAACTAACCTGCAACTACTTGAAACACAAATCCTAAGCGATATCGCATTTTCATTTGAAGATGGGAAGGAGGTTGTCAGAGCCCACAAAAACATCCTTTCTAGCAGGAGTCCGGTGTTCTATACGATGTTCTGCGGTCCTTTACAAGAATCGTCTGCGGTGATAGAGATACCTGATGTAGATACAatcattttcaaacagtttttaag GTTTCTATACACCAAATCGTGTGACGTCAATGCGGATTCGGTGATGTACTTGATTTACCTTTCAAAGAAATATGACGTGCCGTCATTGCAAAACACTTGTCGGGAATTTCTGAAAAAAGGCTTCAATGTGGAAAATGTATGCACAATTCTGGGCCAGGCGTTGCACTTTCAAGAAGTTGATCTACAAAGGgattgtttgaattttatttcaaagaaaaccgCAAAAGTGCTAAAGTCAGTGTCATTTCTGAGTCTTCCACCATCTACAGTTGAATTAATTCTTCAGGAAGAGTCTTTAAAATGCTACGAAATCGATGTCTATTTTGCTCTTAAAGCATGGGCTGTTAAAGCTTGCAAACAAAAAGGAAATGATCATGCAAACACAGACATGATTCGTGAAGAGATTGGATGTTTGCTACGGTTAGTTCGATTTCCAACCTTGAGTGCTAAAGATTTTGCCACACACGTAACTGACGATGGAATTCTGACACAGGCAGAAAAGCTTGATATATATCGGGATATCATTCTTGGTGAATCAGTCTCTGGCTATCCAACAAAACGTAGACAACGTCCCACTTTTCGAGTAAAAAGATTCAAATCCGTCAATGCCGAACCATGGCTACACGGGAATAAAATAGATGGTATCAGTTTTACAGTGTCTAGGCCGTGTAGATTGATTGGAGCAATACTATACCGTCCCATTCATGAAGGTATGGTAGGAGGAAAGATATCAGTATATGAAGACGGTGTTTTAAAAGGAGACATACAAGAAACCGTTTACTTTGCACCAGAAAAGAAAACGTCTAATGTGCTGATTCCCGAAGTTCAACTTGATCCAGTCAAAACATATGGCATTTGCCAAACGTTTACCGGAAAAGGAACATACAGTGGTAAGGAACCACATCTATCACACGTCGTGAATGATGTAAAGATACAGTTTGGAGATATGTTTTGTGGAAAAGGGATGTCGTCGATTTCTACTGGTCAGATATGTGGAATAATTATCGACGTTGAActaaatgttgacaattaa
- the LOC128236679 gene encoding uncharacterized protein LOC128236679 isoform X1 — MNLDMLNLDDDGKFKSCNSMAQIRERTEKHPELKPVWEASIGPVQKKVEERFQRLKLKDVPFRPFDPVSDENISLLQRHLRALFPEMDLTKLQKIHTKKIMSYQSYLEKHCRQRHYTFQIRKCEDEVCCIPPTVDRQNLTWLPDPILDGEHYKSYSDVKNQDTTEEDRPTYQKVESTERKNTQKPKGNLRSAPLSVQRNADERTHDASIFTAQNARSITECCECRKPHVIYTKHKLTERQLVQVSLQLSEFDYTCGSSPHQQTNFTESSM, encoded by the coding sequence ATGAACTTAGACATGTTGAATCTTGACGATGATGGCAAGTTTAAGTCCTGCAACAGTATGGCACAGATTAGGGAACGCACTGAAAAACACCCGGAATTGAAGCCAGTATGGGAAGCATCCATTGGTCCAGTGCAGAAAAAGGTAGAGGAGCGATTCCAGAGGCTAAAATTGAAAGATGTTCCTTTTAGACCTTTTGATCCTGTCTCGGATGAGAATATCAGCTTACTGCAGCGCCATTTGAGGGCACTCTTTCCGGAAATGGATCTCACTAAACTGCAGAAAATCCACACAAAGAAGATCATGTCTTACCAGTCTTACCTTGAAAAGCATTGCAGACAGCGTCACTACACATTCCAAATCAGAAAGTGTGAGGATGAAGTGTGTTGTATTCCGCCCACAGTTGATCGCCAAAACCTTACTTGGTTACCCGATCCCATCCTTGATGGAGAACATTACAAATCATACTCTGATGTAAAAAATCAAGACACAACAGAGGAGGATCGTCCGACATATCAGAAGGTTGAAAGTACGGAAaggaaaaacacacaaaaacctAAGGGCAACTTGAGGAGTGCTCCATTGTCCGTGCAAAGAAATGCTGATGAACGAACACATGATGCTAGTATCTTCACTGCACAGAATGCACGTTCCATCACCGAGTGTTGTGAGTGCCGCAAACCTCATGTCATTTATACTAAGCATAAACTCACTGAAAGGCAATTGGTTCAGGTTTCGCTACAGCTCTCTGAATTTGACTATACCTGTGGATCATCACCACACCAGCAAACAAACTTCACGGAGTCGTCCATGTGA
- the LOC128236679 gene encoding uncharacterized protein LOC128236679 isoform X2 — protein MAKSLLAVTLTNHCPKLNNNNVTKVILPIEHTQTIHSVYLVVHNKDVPCDYSARCSTAIEADGFQVSKEMTLADLKAVADMRAVAFHCAMEPGKIPSTYESGKHPSAAVVNAFQILMDGEKVKIKIKSTCHNRKDELYNDVVKLMVQRNLKMHKSSVADEGEYIVQVITNALWCLTNHHLTINDAAKTYRDARNVCAIPRL, from the exons ATGGCGAAGAGCTTATTGGCTGTGACATTAACCAACCATTGTCCAAAGCTCAATAATAACAACGTCACTAAAGTCATATTGCCAATAGAACACACCCAGACGATACACAGCGTATATCTAGTAGTGCACAACAAGGATGTTCCGTGCGATTATTCAGCAAGGTGCTCG ACTGCTATCGAAGCTGATGGGTTCCAAGTCTCCAAGGAGATGACATTGGCAGACCTAAAGGCTGTGGCCGACATGCGGGCAGTGGCATTTCATTGTGCAATGGAGCCTGGAAAAATTCCTTCGACCTATGAGTCTGGAAAACACCCTTCAGCTGCTGTTGTAAATGCCTTTCAAATCCTCATGGATGGTGAAAAGGTcaagattaaaataaaatctacCTG TCACAACAGAAAGGATGAGCTGTACAATGATGTCGTCAAGCTCATGGTGCAGAGAAATCTAAAAATGCACAAAAGCAGTGTTGCAGACGAAGGAGAATACATAGTTCAG GTGATCACCAATGCCCTTTGGTGTCTGACAAATCACCATCTCACCATAAATGACGCAGCCAAAACATATAGAGACGCCAGAAATGTTTGCGCAATTCCAAggctttaa
- the LOC128236521 gene encoding BTB/POZ domain-containing protein 6-like isoform X3, protein MEVCEEERKQMMEITMHNKSEDPWQYSDDFAETNLQLLETQILSDIAFSFEDGKEVVRAHKNILSSRSPVFYTMFCGPLQESSAVIEIPDVDTIIFKQFLRFLYTKSCDVNADSVMYLIYLSKKYDVPSLQNTCREFLKKGFNVENVCTILGQALHFQEVDLQRDCLNFISKKTAKVLKSVSFLSLPPSTVELILQEESLKCYEIDVYFALKAWAVKACKQKGNDHANTDMIREEIGCLLRLVRFPTLSAKDFATHVTDDGILTQAEKLDIYRDIILGESVSGYPTKRRQRPTFRVKRFKSVNAEPWLHGNKIDGISFTVSRPCRLIGAILYRPIHEGMVGGKISVYEDGVLKGDIQETVYFAPEKKTSNVLIPEVQLDPVKTYGICQTFTGKGTYSGKEPHLSHVVNDVKIQFGDMFCGKGMSSISTGQICGIIIDVELNVDN, encoded by the exons atGGAGGTTTGTGAAGAAGAGAGGAAG cagATGATGGAGATAACGATGCACAACAAGAGCGAAGACCCATGGCAATACTCGGACGACTTTGCTGAAACTAACCTGCAACTACTTGAAACACAAATCCTAAGCGATATCGCATTTTCATTTGAAGATGGGAAGGAGGTTGTCAGAGCCCACAAAAACATCCTTTCTAGCAGGAGTCCGGTGTTCTATACGATGTTCTGCGGTCCTTTACAAGAATCGTCTGCGGTGATAGAGATACCTGATGTAGATACAatcattttcaaacagtttttaag GTTTCTATACACCAAATCGTGTGACGTCAATGCGGATTCGGTGATGTACTTGATTTACCTTTCAAAGAAATATGACGTGCCGTCATTGCAAAACACTTGTCGGGAATTTCTGAAAAAAGGCTTCAATGTGGAAAATGTATGCACAATTCTGGGCCAGGCGTTGCACTTTCAAGAAGTTGATCTACAAAGGgattgtttgaattttatttcaaagaaaaccgCAAAAGTGCTAAAGTCAGTGTCATTTCTGAGTCTTCCACCATCTACAGTTGAATTAATTCTTCAGGAAGAGTCTTTAAAATGCTACGAAATCGATGTCTATTTTGCTCTTAAAGCATGGGCTGTTAAAGCTTGCAAACAAAAAGGAAATGATCATGCAAACACAGACATGATTCGTGAAGAGATTGGATGTTTGCTACGGTTAGTTCGATTTCCAACCTTGAGTGCTAAAGATTTTGCCACACACGTAACTGACGATGGAATTCTGACACAGGCAGAAAAGCTTGATATATATCGGGATATCATTCTTGGTGAATCAGTCTCTGGCTATCCAACAAAACGTAGACAACGTCCCACTTTTCGAGTAAAAAGATTCAAATCCGTCAATGCCGAACCATGGCTACACGGGAATAAAATAGATGGTATCAGTTTTACAGTGTCTAGGCCGTGTAGATTGATTGGAGCAATACTATACCGTCCCATTCATGAAGGTATGGTAGGAGGAAAGATATCAGTATATGAAGACGGTGTTTTAAAAGGAGACATACAAGAAACCGTTTACTTTGCACCAGAAAAGAAAACGTCTAATGTGCTGATTCCCGAAGTTCAACTTGATCCAGTCAAAACATATGGCATTTGCCAAACGTTTACCGGAAAAGGAACATACAGTGGTAAGGAACCACATCTATCACACGTCGTGAATGATGTAAAGATACAGTTTGGAGATATGTTTTGTGGAAAAGGGATGTCGTCGATTTCTACTGGTCAGATATGTGGAATAATTATCGACGTTGAActaaatgttgacaattaa
- the LOC128236521 gene encoding BTB/POZ domain-containing protein 6-like isoform X1, producing the protein MEVCEEERKVNKQMMEITMHNKSEDPWQYSDDFAETNLQLLETQILSDIAFSFEDGKEVVRAHKNILSSRSPVFYTMFCGPLQESSAVIEIPDVDTIIFKQFLRFLYTKSCDVNADSVMYLIYLSKKYDVPSLQNTCREFLKKGFNVENVCTILGQALHFQEVDLQRDCLNFISKKTAKVLKSVSFLSLPPSTVELILQEESLKCYEIDVYFALKAWAVKACKQKGNDHANTDMIREEIGCLLRLVRFPTLSAKDFATHVTDDGILTQAEKLDIYRDIILGESVSGYPTKRRQRPTFRVKRFKSVNAEPWLHGNKIDGISFTVSRPCRLIGAILYRPIHEGMVGGKISVYEDGVLKGDIQETVYFAPEKKTSNVLIPEVQLDPVKTYGICQTFTGKGTYSGKEPHLSHVVNDVKIQFGDMFCGKGMSSISTGQICGIIIDVELNVDN; encoded by the exons atGGAGGTTTGTGAAGAAGAGAGGAAGGTAAATAAG cagATGATGGAGATAACGATGCACAACAAGAGCGAAGACCCATGGCAATACTCGGACGACTTTGCTGAAACTAACCTGCAACTACTTGAAACACAAATCCTAAGCGATATCGCATTTTCATTTGAAGATGGGAAGGAGGTTGTCAGAGCCCACAAAAACATCCTTTCTAGCAGGAGTCCGGTGTTCTATACGATGTTCTGCGGTCCTTTACAAGAATCGTCTGCGGTGATAGAGATACCTGATGTAGATACAatcattttcaaacagtttttaag GTTTCTATACACCAAATCGTGTGACGTCAATGCGGATTCGGTGATGTACTTGATTTACCTTTCAAAGAAATATGACGTGCCGTCATTGCAAAACACTTGTCGGGAATTTCTGAAAAAAGGCTTCAATGTGGAAAATGTATGCACAATTCTGGGCCAGGCGTTGCACTTTCAAGAAGTTGATCTACAAAGGgattgtttgaattttatttcaaagaaaaccgCAAAAGTGCTAAAGTCAGTGTCATTTCTGAGTCTTCCACCATCTACAGTTGAATTAATTCTTCAGGAAGAGTCTTTAAAATGCTACGAAATCGATGTCTATTTTGCTCTTAAAGCATGGGCTGTTAAAGCTTGCAAACAAAAAGGAAATGATCATGCAAACACAGACATGATTCGTGAAGAGATTGGATGTTTGCTACGGTTAGTTCGATTTCCAACCTTGAGTGCTAAAGATTTTGCCACACACGTAACTGACGATGGAATTCTGACACAGGCAGAAAAGCTTGATATATATCGGGATATCATTCTTGGTGAATCAGTCTCTGGCTATCCAACAAAACGTAGACAACGTCCCACTTTTCGAGTAAAAAGATTCAAATCCGTCAATGCCGAACCATGGCTACACGGGAATAAAATAGATGGTATCAGTTTTACAGTGTCTAGGCCGTGTAGATTGATTGGAGCAATACTATACCGTCCCATTCATGAAGGTATGGTAGGAGGAAAGATATCAGTATATGAAGACGGTGTTTTAAAAGGAGACATACAAGAAACCGTTTACTTTGCACCAGAAAAGAAAACGTCTAATGTGCTGATTCCCGAAGTTCAACTTGATCCAGTCAAAACATATGGCATTTGCCAAACGTTTACCGGAAAAGGAACATACAGTGGTAAGGAACCACATCTATCACACGTCGTGAATGATGTAAAGATACAGTTTGGAGATATGTTTTGTGGAAAAGGGATGTCGTCGATTTCTACTGGTCAGATATGTGGAATAATTATCGACGTTGAActaaatgttgacaattaa